In Oncorhynchus gorbuscha isolate QuinsamMale2020 ecotype Even-year linkage group LG03, OgorEven_v1.0, whole genome shotgun sequence, the DNA window TGGTCTTGAGGCTGGATAGAGCGAAAAACATTGCTGACACTGCCACATTCCAGGATCAACATTGCCTTCCCCTGTGGTACAACGTTCAGTAGCTCTCACATGGCTGTAAGCCTACCAGACTCAACGAATGTGGGCTGAGTTGTTTCAAGCCTGGACACACAACTAGGCTACATCCTGGTTTACAGCTAGTAGATGTGAGTGTAACATGATCAAGCAGACCTCTAGGAAACAAACCCAGATGTGGGTCTCGGTCCCACAGGCCAGGCCTTGGCAGATGGGCCTGGTTGTTGACTCCAGGCAGACAGTCCACCCTGGCGTAGGGTGTAAATGTGGGAGGGAGATGGGTCTAGGCAGACCTCTGGGTATAGAACAGAATGTAGGCCTGAGTGTTGCACACCTCCTCCACGCTGCACACGTTCATCTCAGAGTCATTACAGTGGACCCAGAAacctggaaacacacacagggctggttacAGTTTGGCAAACTGTGCCACCTACAGTCAACAGAAACTCATGTAATCTCACAGTATCAGGTTATATTCGGAGCAAATTGTTTATGAGAACCAACTGTACTATACAAAACCCAATGTTTTCAAAATCTGAAATGTCCACAACATGACAAAAATCAACCTAAGATGTACCAGTTAGGCTATTCTAAGCCAGAGTTGTTAGCTTTGATACCAGTTTCTGGTATCTTGGTCCCACTCACCTCCCTCGCTGTTGTAGCAGTATGCGGTGTAATGCCCTGAGCCAAAGCCTTTTCCGTGGTGCATAACTACAGCAGACAGGTCGTAGGTGTAGCCCTCTCTGTTGACCGACTGGCCAGAGTCTGTGCAGCAGTAGGGCTCTATGTTCAAAACCTGGTCAAAAGCCACATGGACGCCGATCTTCTCCCGGTGGTTTCGGCCTGACCATCTGTCACAACAGGGATTGGTTATCTTACGGTTGTCACTGTTACAAGACATCCCTTTGCAGAACAAAATCTATCATACAAACTAAACCACAAGATGACATTGTACTTTAACATGCAACATACATTTAAGAAACTAACAGAAAGCGTGGGTGTAAATCTTGACTGTGTAAGCAGACAAAGTCTTCAAATTCAGTAGACCAACTGGGTGTGTGAAAAGAAAGGCTTCCTGCAGATGTAATAAACACTCTGAATGACCAAAACGGACTAAAGTTCAGGGGCTAACCTGAAGCGTTTGAGGTGCAGCCGTAGAACCTGAGGTAGGCGGTAGATCAGCAGCTGCTTACATGCCTCTGACAGAACCAGGGGCTTGTGGGACGTCTTCCGTCTTTTCCCTGACAATTATAAAACATACATATCACAGACGTGTAACATTTGTGTGACGGAGGTATAGGATCACCCAGAAAATGCAGAACTATATTGTGATTACCCTAAAACACAAACTCAGTTTCAATTTAATTATCCACCAATTGACTAGTTTGTCAAATAAAATCTGTCCCAAAATGAAACACACAATAGGCCTAATTCCTTAACCAtgattagtctacacctgttgtttatgagaGCATGTGACAAAAACAATTATTCGATTTCATGACTCTGGTCAAATAGCCAAATAAAAACTATAGAAAAACACAGTACAGGAAGATTTGTCTATTCCACAAACAGACAGATTTGTTTCTGTCCCAGTACTAACTGTTGCAGTGGTTGCAGGCGTAGATGCTGCCCTCCAGGGCCTCTGTCTCAGTGAACTTGGCCAGCATCTCAGTGAGGGAGCAGCTGCGCTGGTAGGCCAGAGACGCAGCCGAGCCTTTCTCCGTGCTGTGGTAGCGCTCTGGGAACTCCAGGGACAGGTCCCAGAACGGCTCCACCGTGTTCGACTTGTGCTTACATGACAGACACGTCACCTGGACAGATTCAGGGATAACCAAGCAAACATTTTACCAAGGGCTTATTAGTTCAAATCTGACAGAGCCGACACACCTTAGTCCTGGTGCTGGAGAGCAACTATTGTCCTGCTTGACTTATAAAAGAGACGTATAAAAAAAGGCTGTGTAACAAGCAATTAGGTATCTCTTTAAAAAAAGAATGCTCACCTGGGGTGAAATCCAGCAATCGACTAGTATAAGAGTGGAGAAAACCTGGTCTAAAGTGGGAATGCTATAGAGTAGAAAGAGCTTAAACATCCTTGTGATTTACCTTTAGCCATGATAGGGTGCCGAAGGTCAAACCTAAATTCATGTGTTATGTACAATTGCCATGTCAATGAGTAGAGACCTTTACCTGGCTGAGTAGCTGCCCGTGAAAGATGGTGTTGAGGACCTTGAGCACTTGCTTGGAGAGCTTCCTCTGGGTGATGGGGATGACAATCCTGCGCTTGCTGCCCTCTGATTCCAGCTCCTGCTGCACCTTGTCCAGCAACTCACACAGAAACTCCTGTGCGTCCTGCTGGTCATAGCCACGGAACGCTGGGATCAGGTTCCACACAGAGTGCAGCATGGCAAAGGGCGACACCAGCGACCAGCGGCCCGACCACATGACCCTGAACAGAGTGTGCAGCTCATGGCACAGTGACATCTGCTGGCGGGTGGAGGAGCGCGGCTCCTTGGGCTGTACCAGTTCTGCTGCATTTAGGCAGGGGGACGAGCTCTGCTTGCTGCCCGTGGGCAGACCCCCTATGCCTGTCTTTTCCATGCCACGTCCTAGAGGGTAGCCTGGTGTGGCgacactaccaccaccaaccacAGCCCCTGCCACACCCTGGTTGGTCTTGGCCAGCAGCTCCTCAGTCTCACACATGTCCAATGTGAGGAAGCACTCCCTGAATTTCTGCAGGTGGCTCAGCACCTGTAAGATAGAGTTCATGTAGCACGTGTTCCCAAGGTTGCGTAGCCCTGTGACCCCCGGGGCCAGTCTCCGATGGGTTGCCTTATGGGAGTAGTACCTCCGCACTCTGAGTTTATGAGTCCTGCCATTGCTGGGAGGTTTCAGGGATAGAAGGGAGGGCTTCTTGGGTGGAGGCAGACGCTCAGGAGGGTCGCGGAACTTCAGGGGGATAAGTGTGATGGTTGAGCGAGGAGCCTGGGTGAGCAGCCTGGCACTCTTCCTTGGCTGCAAATTGTCAAACTCTCCCATGAGTCTCCTCTTCATCTCGTTTTTCTGGCGCCGGActtcctccttctcctgctcAAGTTTCTCCTCCCGCTGGTTCTGTTCCTCCTGCTGCCGGCTCCTCCAGTGGCGCAGCATCTTCCCCAGCAGCACCTTCCTCCGGTGCCACAGGGCTGTTTGCATGGCTGGTTGAGGCCCGCCCTCGCCCACCCAGGGAGTGCAGTCCCCCCCTGCAGAGGAGCGCAGGGAGCGCCTGCCAGAGCTGCGCACAGTGGACAGTGCCCCACGCAGGAGCTTGAGGTCTCCCTCAGCGTTGTCATTGAGCACATAGTCCCCACAGGCAAAGCAGAAGATATCCAGCTCCCGCACCTCCATGGCCAGGGGGTGACGTGACTCCTGGAAGTGTTTGAGGGAGTGCTCTTCCATGAAGCGGCCACAGGCCACGTGGGAGCACTTGAGGCAGGCCCACACGGACTCTGTGGTGCAGCAGTCCACGCAGCGCCATTTCTGTGGATTGAGGATGGAGTGGTCGTGGCCCAGGCGAAGGCGTCCCACATGTTTACAGCGGTCCATCTCTCCAGATGCACATGTGCCTGCCCACAGCGTCAGGACACAAGCCCTTGTGCCAAGCAGCAATTCATCCTACAGGAGGGAAACAGATACACTTCAGTACATCACAGGGACATAATTCAACCATTTCATTTTAGATATGCCAAATTCAAAAATGTGTTCTCTATATGAAATGAAAATGGTGTAGCATGCGGAAAGGATTTTAAGGCCCAAGAACATGAACTTGTTCACCATGTAGGCTTGTTTTACTTACTGTAAAAACACTGTGTGCTGATGTAAGTCAGTGTTCCTTCAACATATGAAAAGGGCCCTTCCCAGGTGCATTCAGTCAGCTTCACTCAAGTCTGATTCCGAATCCTGAATAAACAGAGTATACAAAGCAGGAAAAGAAATGGTGCTTATATAGCTAGCTCTTTACATTTACAGGTAAATGTATAAACTTGCTAACTGTGGCAATTTACAGTCCGTGTTAAATTCTGCTGTTCAGTTTCTTAGCAGAATGTAACACTGCTTATAAACAAATAATTATGTTACGCAATTGAGTTTAACCGGTAACACGTTATTGACTAGTTAGCAAGTCTGACAAATAACCGATTTATCCATGATTACAAACAAAGGGGTCCAACTGTATTGAACATTTTTTGTGAAGTTTGCAAGTTAGCCTCACTGGCCAACATGCGTTGGGTTGGGCGACCAATCAATGGACTCGATATCAAACTGTGCTATATGCTAGCTAGCGTCTGGTACATGGCTTGCCAAATGGTACCAGTTTTGCCATAACGTGCCCACTCGGCTTGTAACACAATGAAAATGTAGCCAACGTTAGTTACTCAATCCACCCGAAGCGGGTTAGAGTGTGTTCTTGTTCATTTAGCGAAGTAACAAGCTCTAACTTATTGTTGCCTGTTTGGTTATAAAGCCAGGTTGCTCGCCAATACTATTGGCAATacagatagctagttagctacttgttggtaacgttagctagccaagTTACCCATTATACACTGTATTTCTTGATAATCATTCGGCTAATGATACAATATGCACATTATTTGATGACAAAGAAAATGTCATTCGCCTCATAATTGTGTCCCTATACTGAAGTGTACTTTCTTCAATTGAAGACAAATACACAATCAATAGCTTGGTGGCTAGCTAGCATTACTAGCTAGGCTTGCTATCAGAACAAAGACTGGTCTGAAACCCACTTTCTTGCGAAAACTCAACTTCGGGTTGATGTGATTGACAACGAcggaaaaaagaaagaaaaaaaaaatcactgacattttgcctgttaTATAGCTAGCATCCACGGAGCCGCAATGTAAACAAAGATAACTGTGTCTGATATCAACTTTTGAGTACATCTTCAAACAAAACACCGGGAGGTCAACCTAGAATAAAGTCACACATTCTGAGAAAACAtacaacatagctagctaacgttatgaaCCCCTACAGTTCTGAGGTTGACAATGTCAGTAACTAGCTACTTGATCTAAAAAAGGAACGGTTTGATGTATTAGTAAAAAAATGCTTCTATTTACCGCCATCGTCTATACGCGAAAGCTGTCACAAACCTCGAGACAACCGAACCATATCAGTCCTGGAAtcaactcattctgattggattGAGCTGATCACTCTTCCGTTGAGCTTGAGCTTTCATTGGTACAAGAGGTGGCATTCATTAAATTGGTCGTGAAAAGATGTGAGCAGTAAACCCACCGCAGTCCACATTATTTGAGCTCAGTTGGTAAACCCAATGCCGTATTTACAAGGCATATGGCTTTTCACCTGGAGACTGATTAATTATTATTAGCACAATCATTGATTTATTTCAATTCATTAGTATGGCATGCTTTTCCCATTCATAACAGCTTAAATAGTCACCAATAAACCATTCATGACTGACTGACAAAATATGTATATGGTTAATGAGGAACATAATCAATTTGACAtttacaaaaatgtttatttagtGTTTTGTCAGACATTTTTTTATACAAATGACCAACTATAAGTAGAACCATAAAGCCCAGGGGTGCATTCATTacgccgattctgttgcaaaagtTTCGCAACAGAAACCGTTCACTCCAAACGAAAACGATAGTTTGTATTAGTCAAATCCATGTAGGGCCCTCCCAGTTTCGTTCTGTTTGTTCCCTTTGGGTTCCTAGAGTAAACGGtttccgttgcaaaacgttttacAACAGACCAAACGTTTTGCAACGGAATTCgtctaatgaatacaccccagataCAACGTTAGTATCTAATGAATACACTCCAGATACAACGTTAGTAGGTCCTTCAAACCGATTACTCATAAAGACAATCCGCAAGACATTTGGGACAGCATTATTCTGTCAAGAGGTCAGACTTTAATACGGTTTTGATCTAATCTCATTTTTAGCATGAGATATTCCTTGCAGTGGTTGTGAAAGCCTTTGAACAGTTTGAGTTGCTGTACTAATGCTCAGTACATACATTTCCTGCTGCCATAAAGAATTTCCTGTACATGACTACCGCTTGTAGCACAAACAGCTTTAGCCATTaatgctttgaaaagctggtcatggctcacatcaacaccatcatcccagacccactccaacaaatccacagatgatgcaatctattgcactccacactgcccttccccACTTGGACAAATGGAACACTTgggtgagaatgctgttcattgactacagctcagcgttcaacaccatagtgccctcaaagcgcATCACTAACACAGATAGAACAACAGACTGATATTTCACTgtatgtataaatgtgaagcaccgggttggcgtttccactcactaccaattATGTTAGTAAGAGGAAGCCCACTGCCGGTGGTGGGAGAAGATGAACGAGATTAATTTTGGCCAacattctgcacattttctcatcgattaaacatttgatctcaatacagttttctgttcccaaaactagaatatgttatgaacagagtggactaagttttgtagactttactcTTTGCAAAACTTTTTTAAAGTCACTAAGCTAAGgcccctgggactgaacacctccctcgcaactggatcctggatttcctgacaggccgcccccaggtggtgaatggctgcatcaccgcttggtatgacaactgcttggCATTCAACCGCAAagagctacagagggtagtgccagGTGTGACAGGTAATTGAATTGTGCATTGTTGCATGTTGATCCCGATGATTtagatatacactagatgactaatTGGGGGCTTTGTGTTGAAGCCACAGTGCCTTCATTTTGGCACTCCCCCACCATTGTAAAGTATTTtaggaagctatagaaatgcatttattaaggTCACATTTGTTTTTACCAcgtttattctattacagacacatTTATGCATGCATACTTacttttatattatattatgtgagctaaacataaacatatagaattttttttttttaagtataatTTTTTAGAGATTGCTAATATTACCTTCCCCactataacaaaacaaaaaaatacttaaatacatgtaattttgtaCTGGAAGCATTTAAtttaaatactgtagaattcaaTGACTTCCTATGGAGGACTGTCAACATGGCCAACTGGTGGATTCAAAGGATCTCATCAAAGACTATACAGTATGTTTAGAAAATGTGTTCTCAATGGCCAGTATATACAGTAGCATCAGCAATCCTGCATTTATAAATCACTGGTTGATCCACATGGGATCTTGGACCATGTAAGAGACCAGGAGTGAGAagttgtagctagctaagtacTGATATTTCATGAGTTTTATAAGAAAGCAACCAAAACTAACAATAGATCTCACCAAGTCACCCCCATTGATTTAATCAAGCTTGATATTATGGGGGTAGAAGGAAGAACGTTCAACTGGATAGAGACTTCCCCATCATTTCAGGCAGCTACCTGGTGGATAACGGTACACCAACAGGGGAGCATGATTAGTCCTCTGTTGTTCTCAATCATGATCAATGATGTTTATTCTCAGGTACAGACGGATATTTGGAGGTCGTTATTTGCAGATGATGGGGCCTtatggaagaggggaagagatgtgCCATTCATAGTCAGGAAGGTACAGGAAGCAATTGATGAGGTAGAGCAGTGGGTATTAATGTGGTGATTTAGGTTCTGTAGAGAACTCAGTATTCGTTACCAGGAAGAAGGTGGGAGATGAGGTATGCTTGAGTTTCTATGTGAGAAACTTGAAGAGAGTCGGGGCCTTCAGGTTCCTTGGGGTATATTTAGGCACTAGACTAACCTGGGCAGAATATATTGAGAGAGTGGTGGGAAATTGTAAGAAGGGGATAAATGTGATGCGCTGTCTGACAGGGAAGGAGTGGGGGTCGTTCCTCAGTGAGGACCATGTATGTTGCATTGATCTGATCTGTAATAGACTATGGCAGTACAGTGTATGGTTTGGCAGGCCGGACCTCATTGGCAAGGACTCTGAATATGTAGTGGGGCGTTTCGGACACCCCAATTGGATGCaatacaggtggagagacagcaGCTGGCAATTTATTATTGGGTCAACCTACAGGGACATGGGGTGTCTCATCCTGCGAAAGGGATTTTACAGGCATGCTGGGAACATGAGCGAAGACAGAACACAAGCTTTGGGTGGGTAATACCCAGGCGAaggagatgggactgggagatgggaGTTTAGTCCAACAGTAGCTATTCCTGTAAATCAACCATGGCTACTCCTGCCTCCAGTAGTTGATCTAAAGGTGTTGGAGAGactacagaaagatagggagggtgttgatccatctgatttgttaagaacaaattcttatttacaatgacggtctaccaaaaggcaaaaggcctcctgcggggacgagggctgggatttaaaaaatatatattttatatatatataaatataggacaaaatacacatcacaacaagagagacaacactacatcaagagagacctaagactacaacatagcaaggcagcaacacatgacaacaacatggtagcaccacaacatggtagcagcacaagaCATGGTCCAAACATTATTTGGCACAGACAACAGCCGCAATGTCAAGAAGGtaaagacaacaatacatcatcacgcaaagcagccaatTTGAAGGAGCGAATGGCCCAACGGTTCTACAACATGGTGCTACTGCCAAGGATACGAGAGGACATTGCAgagtataaaataaaataaacttgcACATGGCCCTGAAGAAGACTTTTTTCAAGCCAGGGGCATGGTTCAAAGGTGAGACAAATCAAGAACCTGTATCAAAGGGGAGAGATATAGTCAGGTAGATCATCTGAAAACGTGGTTGATAATCAGATGTAAGGTTTCCAGGATGTAATAATGTGGAATGAAAGTAATTAAGATAATACACATTTTGCTGTCAGGCATTCAACATTTGTGGACTTCTCTATCTGTATACTGGATTTTTTTGCATTTTACAGTCACATTTTACAGTCACTGCCACTAGGTGACAGTATTGTTTAATCAGATCATAAACTCGACCAGATTTATTTTGGTTCCTTAGTAAAGAAAGCAAGGATTTGAGTGGTCAGAAAAGCTATGATGCTAACCAATAAACTAAAACATTTTTACCTTAGGTTGAGTGTTTATCTCAAGATAAATAAAAATGATAATCTATGATCTATTTAACATGTTCAACTAACGACTAACTATAAACAGCATGTTTCATGTGTCACTGGATGATCATCATTGGCAGCACATTCACAAAGTGCTCAATCCCTGTAGTGCATTCCGGGTAAGAGACACACTTTTACCCGAGTTATGCGTGCAATGTTGTATGATCTACGATGCCTAACGTAATTGCTCGGCTTGCCGTTTTGGTTAGGGACTTAGTGTTTAAGCTTGGCAGCTTGACTATCGCTGATTATGTAAATGGTAATTAATGTGAATGTATGGTACAGTTTTGAAGGTAGTAGAACTGCAGGGCTTGCCACCACTTGTCCTCTGTGGAAATAATGCAGGAAACAAATGACTTATTCTTTTTTTGCAGTGCTGCCATGCTCAAACTGGCAGCGATTGAGTACAATGGATCATCTTCCTGCGACTCTTACTGGACAATTAATACGCCCTGCCCTTCCGTGTTCTGGATGCCCTGGTCGGCCACTTCTTGTTCTTCCGCAGTGGCACCAAAGTCTGCTCACCATGGCGCAGCACTACAAGGCCGACCAGGCCTCAGAACATTAGGATGCTCTGCTGGAGCTGCTTAAATTGCAGACACACCCCAGATATCTGCAGAGATCCGTCGGGAGCTGCAGAACTCGGTCCCGTGACCTGGAATCCGCCATGCCTGTCAGTGGCCTTGGActgactgttactgttactgtaaaaataaaaatttcgacatgtttaaaaaaaaatggtttgTCTTTTTAAAAAGTAAAATGTCTtaagttgtgttgctaccatccACAAAAAAAAGCCAGAATCCCCCTGACTGgtaccctggcctggcctggcctaccAGATGACTCCAAGGTGTGACAGCTCGAGCTTGCGTTTGAAATTCCCATGGTGCTAGGGGGCGCGAGGGCATAGCGTTGTGCATCTAGCTAGAACTCGTAGCTGCCTCTCGCTTCTACACGTTCGATTTAACATATATAACATTAGCAAATTAAAGTCATGTGAATGAGAGGAAAGGAACCCGACCTACTATTTGACGACAAATGACATTCTGAATTTTCAGAAAATCAAGAACATTTCTGCTCTGTTAGCTAGCTATAGTAGCTGAGACGGTGGCAGAGTTAGAAAACTTAGCTAACGCCAATTAACGTATTGTGTTTGTTAGCTAAGCTAGCTAACTGAGAGACCCTACAAAAAGTTGTCTAAACAACCCTCTAATGGAGTTGTTGTGTCACGAGGATGGACGATTCCAAGCCGCCTCAGAAAGCACAACCGAATATATGAATTCCGCTGCTCTTCGGGCCAGCTCTGACCCGACCCTGACACGGGACCGTCGAGCATTGCAGAACCTTCTGTCACTGGAAAAGACCAGTCGGGCCTCACCATCATACTTCGGCACGATTCAGACAGACATTCAGCCATATATGCGGAGAATATTGGCAGTATGGATGCTACAGGTAATGTATGACAAAATATCCAAAGTGAAAGACATTCAGGTCACGGTTAGTGTTGATTTTGATACGATTCTGCTGTCAAATCGGATGTAATTATTTAATTGACCATCGTCATCCAATATTAACGTTAATTGTCTCAGTTTGCTTTCTTATGTAGCTAATGCACTCATCAGCCTGCATTGCACCCGAAAGTAAGAGGGACTCGCTTGGACTGATTGGGTAAAAtaccaggggcgcaactttcactgggaaCGGGGGACATGTCGCCCCCacattctacatttacattacatttacatttaagtcatttagcagacgctcttatccagagcgacttacaaattggtgcattcaccttatgacatccagtggaacaaccactttacaatagtgcatctaaatattttaaggggggtgagaaggattactttatcctatcctaggtattccttaaagaggtggggtttcaggtgtctccggaaggtggtgattgactccgctgtcctggcgtcgtgagggagtttgttccaccattggggagccagagcagcgaacagttttgactgagctgagcgggaactgtacttcctcagtggtagggaggcgagcaggccagaggtggatgaacgcagtgcccttatttgggtgtagggcctgatcagagcctggaggtactgaggtgccgttcccctcacagctccgtaggcaagcaccatggtcttgtagcggatgcgagcttcaactggaagccagtggagagagcggaggagcggggtgacgtgagagaacttgggaaggttgaacactagacgggctgcggcgttctggatgagttgtaggggtttaatggcacaggcagggagcccagccaacagcgagttgcagtaatccagacgggagatgacaagtgcctggattaggacctgcgccgcttcctgtgtgaggcagggtcgtactctgcggatgttgtagagcatgaacctacaggaacgggccaccgccttgatgttagttgagaacgacagtttgttgtccaggatcacgccaaggttcttagcgctctgggaggaggacacaatggagttgtcaaccgtgatggcgagatcatggaacgggcagtccttccctgggaggaagagcagctccgtcttgccgaagttcagcttgaggtggtgatccgtcatccacactgatatgtctgccagacatgcagagatgcgattcgccacctggtcatcagaagggggaaaggagaagattaattgtgtgtcgtctgcatagcaatgataggagagaccatgtgaggttatgacagagccaagtgacttggtgtatagcgagaataggagagggcctagaacagagccctgggggacaccagtggtgagagcgcgtggtgaggagacagattctcgccacgccacctggtaggagcgacctgtcaggtaggacgcaatccaagcgtgggccgcgccggagatgcccaactcggagagggtggagaggaggatctgatggttcacagtatcgaaggcagccgataggtctagaaggatgagagcagaggagagagagttagctttagcggtgcggagcgcctccgtgatacagagaagagcagtctcagttgaatgactagtcttgaaacctgactgatttggatcaagaaggtcattctgagagagatagcgggagagctgaccaaggacggcacgttcaagagttttggagagaaaagaaagaagggatactggtctgtagttgttgacatcggagggatcgagtgtaggttttttcagaaggggtgcaactctcgctctcttgaagacggaagggacgtagccagcggtcagggataagttgatgagcgaggtgaggtaagggagaaggtctccggaaatggtctggagaagagaggaggggatagggtcgagcgggcaggttgttgggcggccgaattctgaaattacatttttgtcctccccagttttatcatttcaatgtgatacaaaacaaggcaactgtgtgctttaggaccatgcagacaATTCTGCGTGGTCTGATAGGTTGTTTGGAG includes these proteins:
- the LOC124031317 gene encoding ubiquitin carboxyl-terminal hydrolase 49-like gives rise to the protein MDRCKHVGRLRLGHDHSILNPQKWRCVDCCTTESVWACLKCSHVACGRFMEEHSLKHFQESRHPLAMEVRELDIFCFACGDYVLNDNAEGDLKLLRGALSTVRSSGRRSLRSSAGGDCTPWVGEGGPQPAMQTALWHRRKVLLGKMLRHWRSRQQEEQNQREEKLEQEKEEVRRQKNEMKRRLMGEFDNLQPRKSARLLTQAPRSTITLIPLKFRDPPERLPPPKKPSLLSLKPPSNGRTHKLRVRRYYSHKATHRRLAPGVTGLRNLGNTCYMNSILQVLSHLQKFRECFLTLDMCETEELLAKTNQGVAGAVVGGGSVATPGYPLGRGMEKTGIGGLPTGSKQSSSPCLNAAELVQPKEPRSSTRQQMSLCHELHTLFRVMWSGRWSLVSPFAMLHSVWNLIPAFRGYDQQDAQEFLCELLDKVQQELESEGSKRRIVIPITQRKLSKQVLKVLNTIFHGQLLSQVTCLSCKHKSNTVEPFWDLSLEFPERYHSTEKGSAASLAYQRSCSLTEMLAKFTETEALEGSIYACNHCNRKRRKTSHKPLVLSEACKQLLIYRLPQVLRLHLKRFRWSGRNHREKIGVHVAFDQVLNIEPYCCTDSGQSVNREGYTYDLSAVVMHHGKGFGSGHYTAYCYNSEGGFWVHCNDSEMNVCSVEEVCNTQAYILFYTQRSA